A window of Acetomicrobium sp. S15 = DSM 107314 genomic DNA:
GACAAAGAGCCCATGGAGAAATTTATGGAAAAAGTCAGCTATTTCCGTCTCTTCACTATACCTGCTGGTACTTACAAAGGTGTAGATAGGGATGTTTTAACGGGCGCAAGTCCTGCTCTCCTTATAGCGAGGGAAGATTTGGATGAGGAAGTGGTATATAAAATCACAAAAGCCATCTTTGAGCACCTTGAAGACCTCCGAGGCATACACGCACAAGCTGACAACATCTCACTCGAGGGAGCCTTACAGGCCATGTCTATCCCTTTGCATCCGGGTGCGGAAAAATACTACAAAGAAGTTGGGTTATTGAAATAAACATTTTTCTTAAAGGAGGCGCTATAGAGCGCCTCCTTTAAGAAAAGTTGAGGGATTTAAGGATGTATAAATATTTGTTTAGGAGAATTATTTTAGCCATTTTTGTCCTGGTTGGCCTAGTTGTGTTTCTTTTACCTGTCAGCGTGCTTATAATAAAGGAGTATTCTACAGGCGCGGTACTTTTTAGAGCTTGTGTACCTCACGGGTACTCTTTTGCTACAAAGATAAGACATTCAGTTCATTTGACGCCAGTATATGAATATTTTCGTGTTGGAGCTCATGGACAACTTATAATTACAGGAACAGCCTTTAAGGACTTGGGATGGGGGGTTCCCTCGACATTTCGTCAAAATATAAAGTTTGAAAATGGATTTATGGTCGTAAATAACATAAATAAACCCATAGATTTTATTCCTTTCAGGGTAAATCTCATTGCTAAACCTCATTTGATTTTAGGTAAATTAAGAGATGTAGATTTGTTGCGATATGTAATTGATGGAGGTCGTATTGATATATCGATACAGAGAGTGCCATATATCATTTTGTTAATTAGAGGTGAAATAGATGAATTTAAGATCTGATAAAATAGGTATATCTATAGATTACAAAAATAACTCTATTGAGGATAAAATTGAAAATACTCGAGAGCTTAAAGGGTTTATAGCTAAAATTTTTACTTCTGTTGCAGTTATAATGTCTTTATACCACCTCTATTCATCAGGGATAGAAATGTTGCCACAAATACAACACAAGGCTATTCATCTAAGCTTAGCTTTATTCTTAACTTATTTCCTTTATCCAGCTGCAAAAAAACAAAGAAACAAAGTCACTAAGGTGGATCTTTTATGTGCAGGACTTAGCTTGTTAATAGGTGCTTATATAACTTTCGATTACATAAATATTGTTTATCGCGCGGGTAGTCCAAACTTTACAGATCTGATCTTGGGCGGCATTATGATTATTCTCGCATTGGAGGCAGCACGAAGGACCATGGGGTGGACGCTGGTGTTGGTGGCGCTGTTTTTTCTGGGGTATGCCCTCTTCGGTCACTTGATACCGGGTCAGCTGGGGCATAGACAATACTCAGTCTCGCGAGTTATAGAGCATATGTTCTTGACCTCAGAAGGTATTTATGGCGTTGCTATTTATGTTACCGCCACATTCGTTTTTATGTTCATGCTTTTAGGAGCCTTTCTTAGTGAGACCGGTGGAGCACAGTCGTTCATTGACCTTGCTTTTTCTCTCGCTGGCCGCTATCGAGGAGGACCTGCCAAGGCTGCAGTTGTGGCAAGCGGCTTCATGGGCACTATTTCGGGGAGTTCTTTTGCTAATGTAGCTGGGACTGGCGTGTTTACGATTCCCCTTATGAAGAGCGTAGGGTATAAGCCGCATTTTGCTGGCGGCGTAGAGGCAGCATCTTCATCAGGTGGGCAAATCATGCCGCCTATCATGGGAGCTGCAGCCTTTATTATGGCAGAAATGACAGGGATACCTTACGGACGTTTAATAATATATGCAACAGTGCCAGCTTTGCTTTATTACATTTCTGTTTTTCTAATGGTGGATTTAGAGGCGGCAAGGCTAGGCCTTAAGGGAATGCCTAAAGAAAATGTCCCCGATTTTTGGAAAACGCTTAAGAAAGGCGGATTTCTGCTTCTGGCACCTGTAATTATTGTTTATATGCTCATCGTTGGTTATTCGCCTATTAAGGCTTCTTTTGCTGCAGTGATATTTGTGATTGTAGCCAGTATGTTAAGCAGAGAAACACGTTTAACTCCAGCCAAGTTCATGTTGGCTTTGGAAAAAGGGGCCAGGACTTCACTTTCTCTCATCTCTGCGTGTGCTGTAGCTGGGTTAATTGTAGGAACAGTAACCCTTACTGGTCTTGGAACAAAATTTGCCGATCTTGTAGTGAATTTGGCGAGTGGTCAGCTTTACCTTGCTCTGTTATTAACTATGATTGCCTCTATCATTATGGGTATGGGCATGCCCACGGCAGCCCTTTATATTATTTTGGGATCCATGGTAGCGCCAGCCTTAGTTAAATTGGGAGTTCCTGTCATTGCCGCCCACATGTTCATATTTTACTTCGGATGTTATGCTGCGGTTACTCCACCTGTGGCTCTTAGCTCCTACTTAGCAGCATCAATCGCAAAGGCTGATCCTGTAAAAACGGCTTTTGCAGGATTAAGATTAGCTTCTGCTGGGCTTATAATGCCTTTTATGTTTGTGCTTTCACCTAAATTGCTATTATGGGAAGTTGGATCTGCAATAGAGGCATTTAGCGTTATTTTTACTAGTTTAATAGGGATTTTTGCCTTTGCTTCAGCCGTGGAAGGTTATTTTATGGGTAAATTAGTGCTTTACAAGCGTACATTTCTATTTGCTGCGTCATTGTTTCTTATATATCCAGGTTTGTTTACTGATACTGCATGAATCATTATAGTGGGTTTGATATTGTTATTACAATATATAGCTTCGCGTAAGGCTAACGCATGAGCAAGGAGGAAGGGTGTAGATGTCTCTCAAGGTAGCTGTTCTCGGGGCTGGCAACGGAGGATTAGCAATGGGAGCCCATTTGGCCCTAATGGGTTGTAATGTGAAGATTTATGACAAGTTTCCCGAGGCTGTTAAACCTTTACAGAAAGAAGGTGGAGTGCATCTTAAGAGTGCTTTTGTGAATGGTTTTGGGCCTTTAGAGAGTGCTACTTCTTCTATAGAAGAGGCGATTGCTGGTTGTGATTTAATTATGGTAGTAACGCCAGCCTTTGCTCATAGGGAGATTGCCCAATCCTGCGTCCCTCTGTTAAGAGATGGACAAAAGATAATACTCCATCCTGGCAGAACTGGTGGAGCCATGGAGTTTTATCATATTCTATCAAAAAAAGCCCCTGGCCTCGATGTAATTGTAACTGAGACTCAAACGCTCGTATACGCTTGCAGACGCACTGGACCATCTGAGGTTACCATATATGGCGTAAAGGAACGAGTACCCTTAGCTGCTATTCCGGCTTTTAAGACGAAGGAAGTAATTGCTTTACTTAAAGATTTCTACCCTCAGTTTACTGAAGCTCAAAATGTTCTTGAAACTAGCTTACTCAACATGGGAGCGATTTTTCATCCGACCCCTACGATATTTAACCTTGGGCGCATAGAAGAAGGCCAAGAATTTGAATATTATCATCAAGGCATAACTCCTTTAGTGGGGCGTGTTTTGGACAAGATAGACCAAGAAAGGGTGGCAATTGCCGAAAGCTTGGGGTTGTCCAACTTAACCGCGCTGGAGTGGCTTCGAAGTGTCTATGGGATTGAGATAAACAAGGGAGACGATATTTGTAGCGCCATACACAAAACAAAAGTATACGCAGGCATTATGGCACCCAAGGATCCTTATACCCGCTATCTTACCGAGGATGTCCCTATGAGTCTGGTCCCGCTTTCTGAGTTAGCTAAAATTGCGAACATCAAAACGCCGATAGTTGATTTAATAATTGAAATCGCGTCCACCATACATGAAAAAGATTACAGAAGCTCGGGGCGGACATTGGGGCGAATGGGCGTACAAGGGCTTTCAAAATATGCTCTTTTAGAATATGTAAATTCTGGAATACGATAGAGAGGTGAGAAGTGTATGAATAAAGTTGAGTTCTTATATCTAAGTCAAAAAGACGTTATTGAGTGTGGGGCTTTAGATATGGGAATGGTCATTAGCGAGTTGGAGGTAGTCTTTAAATTGCACTATCAAGGAAAGACCATCATGCCTGATAAAATGGTCCTTAGATGGGGAGATATGGACTCTGAAGCCATAAACGGACGAATCAATGCCATGGCTGGCTATATAAGTGACCCCATTAATGTTGCTGGTATTAAATGGATAGCAAGCAAGCCTCAAAATCCGATGAAATATGGGATGCCTAGAGCCTCTGCGCTCATCATTTTAAATGACCCAGAGAAAGGGTTTCCCATAGCTGTTATGGATGGCACTGTGATAAGTGCTATGAGGACGGGAGGTGTTACTGGAGTAGCAGCTAAGCGGCTTGCCCGAAAAGATTCTCGCGTATTATGTCTTATTGGGGCTGGAACTCAGAACAGAACGCAGCTTATGGCCGTAAAAACTGCTTTGCCTTCTATAGATACAGTAAAGGTTTATGATTTAAACTATGATCGCGCCAAGAGGTTTGCTCAAGAGGCATCAGAAAAATTCAATATCGACCTTTTTGCTGTAACCTCGCCCGAAGAGGCAGTGCGAGATTCGGATGTTATTGTAACCGCTACAACTGCTACATCACCCATTGTAAAACTTGCTTGGGTTAAAGAAGGGGCTTTCATATCCAACGTCGGTAACTACGAAGTTGAAAGTGAAGTTCTTAAGAAAGCCAGCAAGATAATAGTCGATGACTGGGAAAAGGTTAAACATAGAGGCGTGCAGACAAGTGCTATTCTGTTCAAAGAAGGCAAATTGAGCGATGAAGATATATACGCCAATTTAGGGGCAATAGTGGCAGGAAGCGTGGCTGGGAGAGAAAACCAAGAAGAAATCATATTTTTTAATCCAGTTGGCATGGCCATCGAAGATCTGATAGTAGCCAATAAGATTTACAAGACTGCAAGGATCCGCAACCTAGGCGTTTCTTTGCTGCTTTGGGAGCAACCGTATTGGGTGTGAGTAAAATTACTGCGGAATAAAGCATGAGTTGAACAGGTCATTGCATCCTTTGCAATCTAGCAGGGTTGTGTTTTTGAGCTACAGCTTCCTTGTTTGTTGTGTCTAGTGCGACTATGTTTAAGGTTAAAAACATAAATTTGGAGAAAAAGGTTCGTGTGCCAGGTGCAATATGCACGAACCTTTTTCTGTTTGTTCTATACTTGTGGCTTGGTGTCAAACTTGCTGAGTTGCGTAGCAGCGTGGCCAAACTGAAAAGACAGTATAATGTATAGAAGGGTGAGGGCTAAAGCTGCAGGTTGCCCAGGTTCTTTTGGGCTTTCACTATGGCCGATATGGTCTGTGCCATGGAGTCGAATTTTTTCACCGCATCCCTCATGATCTTCGTGGAATCGCCCATCTCTTCGGAAGCCACTGAAACCCCCTGACTTGCCGACTCCATGATGCCAGTCAGATTTTCTAAGAATCCTTTGTTCATGTCCAGAAAGCTGAGGAAGGAACCCATAGTGTTACGAAGCACATGAAACATCTCGCCTACGCTTTTTATATTATCCATGGTGTCCTCGACGGCTTTAGATATCTCTCCAACCCTTTGCGATATGCGCTCCGATGCATTTCGCGATTCCACGGCTAACTTCTGGACCTCCGACGCCACTACGGCGAAACCCCTGCCATGTTCTCCGGCTCTTGCAGCTTCGATGGAGGCGTTCAAGGCAAGTAGGTTCGTCTGCTTGGCGATCTTTTGGATCTCCTTGGAGATTTTTTCTATCTCCAAAAATGAGTTGAGGGTAGAGTAAGTAGAGGCCACGGTGCGATCTACATCTGCGCTCATGTTCTCCAGGTTTGTGCCGGAGCTTTCGAGCTCTTTGGCAAGGTTCATGTTCAGTTCTTTGATCTGCCCTGCGTTTTTTTGGGCCTCTTGCCTACTTTGGTCAAAGTCTTTCACGATGCGCTCGAACTCTCCTTTTAGCTCAGCGAAGCGCTGTGATATCTCGGAGAGTTCGCTCTGGACCTCGAGAACACGATGGACGAGTACTTCATCTAACTGTTCCATGAAAGAGGTCATGAGCGTGAAACCGAAGTGAGATCTGGAGAGCTTGTGAATAGCTTCTGGATGGCTCATCTCTTTCACCTTACTTTCTGACGGCCAGGGTAGCCTTTGTGCCATACCATTCCTCGATTAAGTCGACGCCGCTTTTAAGTTGGCTCAGCCATTGAAAGAACTTTCTCACGTTGTCTTTGCCTTTTATCACAGCACCATGCTGCGGGGCGACGGCTTCGACATCCCTGCTCGAAACAATATTGGCCCAAAAGTTGGATGCCTCCTGCGAGGCCATGTAGCGGCGGTGGAAGCCCTCCATGTAGCGAACGTGTTCGTCGAAGCGCTCCACAACGGGATATCGCTTCCCCGGAGGAAAGATGGCGGCGCCGATGTCGCCGCTGAACAGTATCTTCGAGACGGGATCGTAAAGCGTGTGCTGACCCGTGGAGTGGAGGAAATGTGCGGGTATGATCTCAAGCCTTTGGCCGTTCTTTAAAGTTATGACACCTCCCCTGTCTGGGATGGGGGATATGCGGCTTTGATCGAAAATGCCGAAGTGCGGCAGAAAGCGCGTCCAAAGCCCTGATATATGTACAATCGCTCGCTCGGCCATAGAAAGCCATAGCGTTATGCCGGAACTCACATCCGGATCCTGATGGGAATAGAAGATATGGGTGATACTGTCGATATTGACCATCTCGGTGACGTTAGCCAGCACGCGCGGAAACACGTGGGCCCCGCCTGGGTCGAGGAGTACGACCTCGTCGCCGCTTTGAATCAAATACTGGTTCGTTTGGACGACGCCATCTTCTTCCTGCTCCTCCCACCCTAACAGCATAAAGCGCCTGGATGCGTCCTCGTAAAGCGTCAAACTGCCCGTCTTTGCCATCGCAGATTATCCCCCTTTTAGTTCCACTCTCTCCTCAAATACGAGCGGCATCTCCGCAAAGTATATTGCTGTCTCCCTGAGCCCTTCGGCGAGCGGTGTGACTTCGCCTAATCCCAACTCTGCTTTCATGTTTTTTACATCCGCCGCGCTGTATCTGATGTCGCCAGGGCGCGGAGGCTCAAAGACCGGAGTCTGAGTTACGCCTATTATCGAAGAGATGAGCGCATATAACTCGTTGATGGATACAGCTACGCCAGATGCGACGTTAAAAACCCTTCCTCCGAGCTTGTGCGATCTTTCGGCTGCGGCTATGAAGGCTCGGGCTACATCCCTCACGAATATGAAGTCGCGCATCTGGCGGCCGTCGCCGTAGATCTTGACTTCCTTGCCCGTAGTTAAGGCCTCAATGAAGCGCGGAATGACAGCTGCATATTCTCCATTCGGATTTTGCCTCGGGCCGTAGACGTTAAAGAGCCTCAAGCCTACCGCGCGCACCTTCCAGGCGCGGTGCGCCATGGATGCGTATATCTCGTCTATGAGTTTCGTTGCCCCATAAGGAGATTGCGGGGCAGGCGGATCGTCTTCTTTAAGGGGCTTTGTGCCACCCTCGCCATAGACGGCAGACGAGCTGGCATATACTATAGGAAAACCTTTTCTTCTAGCGATGTCGAGGAGCCGAAGCAACGGGGTGACGTTTTGTTCGTGGCACGATAGAGGGTGCTCCATCGACATGGGGACAGACACCATGGCGGCCAGATGAAAGAGCGCGTCTATGCCCTCTGTTAGCTCTTCGAGGATAGCGCTATCCGTCACGTCTCCCTCTACGAACGAGAAGCGCCTTCCCTTGAGGTGCGAAACATTATCGCGACACCCCGTAGAGAGATTGTCGAAGCAAGTGACACGCCAACCTCTTTCGACGAGAGCCTCGCACAAGTGCGACCCTATAAACCCAGCTCCGCCAGTGACCAGAGCGTGAGGCATCGTCACAAATCACCCGCCTCCGTGGTATTATACAAAAATATAGCGAATAATTGCGCTAAAATTATAACCCACGCAGATGTGCAGTGGCAAGGGGGAGGGGCTTTGAGGGTTTTGCTTTTGGGTTTTGGCAATGTTGGCCGACAGTTCTGCGAAATGTTATCTGTCAAAGCCAACTTCCTAAAGGCGAATTATGGTTTGGAAGTGTGTGTCGTAGGCGTGGCTACGCGCCACAGGGGCAGCGTTTGTGCCGCAAACGGCCTTCCCGTCGAGGGACTTTTGAAAACGGAAGAAGAGACAGGGCGCGTGGACGTCTGGGAACAACCGTATAGCGTAGGGCAGAGCGTGGACGAGCTTTTGGAAAGCTGTGACTACGACGTTTTAGTGGAGTGTACCTCACCGAACATAGAGACCGGCGAACCAGCGGCGGATTATATCCGCAAAGCCCTAAGGGGTAAACATCACGTAGCAACATCGAACAAAGGCCCCTTGCTCTTTCATTTTCATGAATTGACGGAGATCGCCGCCGTGAATGGCGTGTATTTCCTTTACGAGGGCACCGTTATGGCCGGCACGCCCCTCTTTTCCTTGGCGAGATGTGGCCTTGCCGGTAGCAGGATACGCCGTTTTGAGGGGATTATAAACAGCACGACCAATTACATGCTCACCCTCATCGCCGCCGGATCTTCGTTCGACGAGGCCGTGCGCGATGCCCAAAGGCGTGGCTATGCTGAGGTTGATCCGACGCTGGATGTAGATGGATGGGATGCGGCAGCCAAGGTTATCATTGTGGCTCAGGCGATTTTAGGGATGCCAGTTGTCGGTTTTCGCTCCGTCGCAGTAGAGGGGATACGCGGTATAACGCCGTATATGATGGATGATGCCCGCCGCAGAGGTGTGTGCATAAAGCTCGTCGCGAGGGCTTCGCTCGACGAGGAACCGTCCATTTCTGTCAAGCCCGAGGCTGTACCCTTTTCTCACCCGCTCGCGAGCGTCGAAGGAATAAACAACGGGGCTCTGCTGCTCTCTGATACAATTGGAGAAATTAGCATAATCGGTCCAGGCGCCGGAGCCAGGGAGACGGCGAGCGCCCTCTTGAGGGATTTAATAGCCATAGAGATGGGGGGGAAAGTGCTTGAAAGGTAGAGTGGCGATCATTGCCGATACCCATGGTAGCATCACGGCTTGGGAAGGGGCCTGCGCTGTCTGGGGAGCTGTTGATGCTATATTCCATGTGGGGGATGTGC
This region includes:
- a CDS encoding homoserine dehydrogenase — its product is MRVLLLGFGNVGRQFCEMLSVKANFLKANYGLEVCVVGVATRHRGSVCAANGLPVEGLLKTEEETGRVDVWEQPYSVGQSVDELLESCDYDVLVECTSPNIETGEPAADYIRKALRGKHHVATSNKGPLLFHFHELTEIAAVNGVYFLYEGTVMAGTPLFSLARCGLAGSRIRRFEGIINSTTNYMLTLIAAGSSFDEAVRDAQRRGYAEVDPTLDVDGWDAAAKVIIVAQAILGMPVVGFRSVAVEGIRGITPYMMDDARRRGVCIKLVARASLDEEPSISVKPEAVPFSHPLASVEGINNGALLLSDTIGEISIIGPGAGARETASALLRDLIAIEMGGKVLER
- a CDS encoding NAD/NADP-dependent octopine/nopaline dehydrogenase family protein, with product MSLKVAVLGAGNGGLAMGAHLALMGCNVKIYDKFPEAVKPLQKEGGVHLKSAFVNGFGPLESATSSIEEAIAGCDLIMVVTPAFAHREIAQSCVPLLRDGQKIILHPGRTGGAMEFYHILSKKAPGLDVIVTETQTLVYACRRTGPSEVTIYGVKERVPLAAIPAFKTKEVIALLKDFYPQFTEAQNVLETSLLNMGAIFHPTPTIFNLGRIEEGQEFEYYHQGITPLVGRVLDKIDQERVAIAESLGLSNLTALEWLRSVYGIEINKGDDICSAIHKTKVYAGIMAPKDPYTRYLTEDVPMSLVPLSELAKIANIKTPIVDLIIEIASTIHEKDYRSSGRTLGRMGVQGLSKYALLEYVNSGIR
- a CDS encoding SDR family NAD(P)-dependent oxidoreductase, translating into MPHALVTGGAGFIGSHLCEALVERGWRVTCFDNLSTGCRDNVSHLKGRRFSFVEGDVTDSAILEELTEGIDALFHLAAMVSVPMSMEHPLSCHEQNVTPLLRLLDIARRKGFPIVYASSSAVYGEGGTKPLKEDDPPAPQSPYGATKLIDEIYASMAHRAWKVRAVGLRLFNVYGPRQNPNGEYAAVIPRFIEALTTGKEVKIYGDGRQMRDFIFVRDVARAFIAAAERSHKLGGRVFNVASGVAVSINELYALISSIIGVTQTPVFEPPRPGDIRYSAADVKNMKAELGLGEVTPLAEGLRETAIYFAEMPLVFEERVELKGG
- a CDS encoding MBL fold metallo-hydrolase encodes the protein MAKTGSLTLYEDASRRFMLLGWEEQEEDGVVQTNQYLIQSGDEVVLLDPGGAHVFPRVLANVTEMVNIDSITHIFYSHQDPDVSSGITLWLSMAERAIVHISGLWTRFLPHFGIFDQSRISPIPDRGGVITLKNGQRLEIIPAHFLHSTGQHTLYDPVSKILFSGDIGAAIFPPGKRYPVVERFDEHVRYMEGFHRRYMASQEASNFWANIVSSRDVEAVAPQHGAVIKGKDNVRKFFQWLSQLKSGVDLIEEWYGTKATLAVRK
- a CDS encoding ornithine cyclodeaminase produces the protein MNKVEFLYLSQKDVIECGALDMGMVISELEVVFKLHYQGKTIMPDKMVLRWGDMDSEAINGRINAMAGYISDPINVAGIKWIASKPQNPMKYGMPRASALIILNDPEKGFPIAVMDGTVISAMRTGGVTGVAAKRLARKDSRVLCLIGAGTQNRTQLMAVKTALPSIDTVKVYDLNYDRAKRFAQEASEKFNIDLFAVTSPEEAVRDSDVIVTATTATSPIVKLAWVKEGAFISNVGNYEVESEVLKKASKIIVDDWEKVKHRGVQTSAILFKEGKLSDEDIYANLGAIVAGSVAGRENQEEIIFFNPVGMAIEDLIVANKIYKTARIRNLGVSLLLWEQPYWV
- a CDS encoding methyl-accepting chemotaxis protein → MSHPEAIHKLSRSHFGFTLMTSFMEQLDEVLVHRVLEVQSELSEISQRFAELKGEFERIVKDFDQSRQEAQKNAGQIKELNMNLAKELESSGTNLENMSADVDRTVASTYSTLNSFLEIEKISKEIQKIAKQTNLLALNASIEAARAGEHGRGFAVVASEVQKLAVESRNASERISQRVGEISKAVEDTMDNIKSVGEMFHVLRNTMGSFLSFLDMNKGFLENLTGIMESASQGVSVASEEMGDSTKIMRDAVKKFDSMAQTISAIVKAQKNLGNLQL
- a CDS encoding TRAP transporter permease; this translates as MNLRSDKIGISIDYKNNSIEDKIENTRELKGFIAKIFTSVAVIMSLYHLYSSGIEMLPQIQHKAIHLSLALFLTYFLYPAAKKQRNKVTKVDLLCAGLSLLIGAYITFDYINIVYRAGSPNFTDLILGGIMIILALEAARRTMGWTLVLVALFFLGYALFGHLIPGQLGHRQYSVSRVIEHMFLTSEGIYGVAIYVTATFVFMFMLLGAFLSETGGAQSFIDLAFSLAGRYRGGPAKAAVVASGFMGTISGSSFANVAGTGVFTIPLMKSVGYKPHFAGGVEAASSSGGQIMPPIMGAAAFIMAEMTGIPYGRLIIYATVPALLYYISVFLMVDLEAARLGLKGMPKENVPDFWKTLKKGGFLLLAPVIIVYMLIVGYSPIKASFAAVIFVIVASMLSRETRLTPAKFMLALEKGARTSLSLISACAVAGLIVGTVTLTGLGTKFADLVVNLASGQLYLALLLTMIASIIMGMGMPTAALYIILGSMVAPALVKLGVPVIAAHMFIFYFGCYAAVTPPVALSSYLAASIAKADPVKTAFAGLRLASAGLIMPFMFVLSPKLLLWEVGSAIEAFSVIFTSLIGIFAFASAVEGYFMGKLVLYKRTFLFAASLFLIYPGLFTDTA
- a CDS encoding DUF1850 domain-containing protein, which gives rise to MYKYLFRRIILAIFVLVGLVVFLLPVSVLIIKEYSTGAVLFRACVPHGYSFATKIRHSVHLTPVYEYFRVGAHGQLIITGTAFKDLGWGVPSTFRQNIKFENGFMVVNNINKPIDFIPFRVNLIAKPHLILGKLRDVDLLRYVIDGGRIDISIQRVPYIILLIRGEIDEFKI